One Roseburia rectibacter DNA window includes the following coding sequences:
- the fabZ gene encoding 3-hydroxyacyl-ACP dehydratase FabZ, with protein MPVLTTKQIMEIIPHRQPFLLIDTIEELESGVRAVAKKCVSYNEPFFGGHFPAEPVMPGVLIIEALAQTGAVAILSVEENRGKTAYFAGINSAKFKRKVVPGDVLTLETEIIKQKGPIGVGCATAKVDGNIACIAELTFAIS; from the coding sequence ATGCCAGTTCTTACAACAAAACAGATCATGGAGATCATTCCGCATCGTCAGCCGTTTTTGCTGATCGATACCATAGAAGAATTAGAATCCGGTGTGCGTGCAGTGGCAAAAAAATGTGTCAGCTACAATGAGCCTTTTTTTGGCGGACATTTTCCTGCAGAGCCGGTCATGCCGGGGGTATTGATCATTGAGGCACTGGCACAGACAGGTGCGGTTGCAATCCTTTCAGTGGAAGAAAACCGTGGGAAAACTGCATATTTTGCAGGAATCAATTCAGCAAAATTCAAACGCAAAGTAGTGCCTGGCGATGTTTTGACATTAGAAACAGAGATCATTAAGCAGAAAGGTCCGATCGGTGTTGGCTGTGCCACCGCGAAAGTGGATGGAAATATTGCGTGTATCGCAGAACTTACATTTGCAATCAGTTAA